The sequence GGCCTGCTCTATCTCGCCAACTTTATTGAACTGGTCTTTGCGGATATCGGCCAGGTAAATGTATTCGTCGCGCACGTAGTTATCGCCGCCGGCGTGACCGGTGCCGGTGCTGCCGTCTACATTACCGGCAAATTTGCCGTCCTTAACAGTGGTCAGTACTACATCAAAATAGGTGTTGGCCATAATGGTCATATCCTGCAGGGTAACGCCGCATTTGCCATTGATGTAGGCCAGGTACATGCCCTCACTGTCGTAGGCAAAATGGTTGGTATCTTCCATGCGGGATATTAAGGCGTACTTGAATTTCCATACCGGCGTACCCGCTGCTGACGTACCGTGAACAACGGTGGACTTAAACCAATCGAAATTAACTTTTACCAGATCGGTGTAAAGCTTCGATTTTTCGGGAGCGTCTTTCAACAGGTCATGACATTCGGCCAGGCGTACCAGTCCGTTGGTGAACATGCAAATCTGGTTCCAGGGTACGGCCTCGCCGGGTTTATAATCGTTCGGTGGGCCGGGGAAGTAGAATTTTTTATCGGCACGGACAAAGGTGGGCAGCATCCAGCTATCCGCCACATAGTCGCACTCTTTTACATATTTAAGCGCGCGTTCTTTATAGGTAGCGCCAAAACTATGCGGGTTGCCTGAGCCGACAGTCTCGTTCCAGATAGTAGGGTTGGCCAGTATAACCTTAGCGCCGTATAAAATATGCGCCAGTACGCTGCCAACGGCCACACCCGCGCTGGCCGGTTTAACCCCCGCTTTTGATGACGGCCAAACCGGGTCTATCTTCCCCGACCAGGTAGGCCGCTGTCCGCCATCTTTTTCGCTGGCCAGGTCGTTACGGCCGGCAAGGGCGGCATCGCAGTAATACAGCATGCGGTCAAGTATCGCCTTGTCGCCGGTAGCCTCGTACATCAGGCCGCATGCTTCTATTATCTTACCGGGATTGCCGTATACCCAAATGTTGCCATCGTTATGGTCGGGCACATTAACAGCGGCTATATGGGCTTTAAAAGCGGCCAGTTCGTTCGGGGTGATCGGCCCTTTCAGGCTTTCTACGATCATCTTCGGGCCGATGGATGGCTTCTCGGTTTCCTGTACAGGGACGGTGGTTTCCTGGGCATACAGTATAGCGCAGCTGAGGAGGCCGGTAAGGGTCAGTATGATTTTACGCATAAGGGTTTTAACGGGTTCGATAGCTAAAGTACAGTCTTTGCAGTTTAAAAAAGCAGGAGATGTTTACTATTTAATATCCTGTTTTGGCGTGAGGTGGCCGTATACGATTTAATGGTAGTGGCGGGATGGGAGGTGGGTTTTGATAGGTAGTTTCAAAAAAAACAGGTTTATTAAGTGGCACCAGCCTGATGGTATCCGCATTTTCCTTTATCCATTTAGAAACCTTAACTACCGCGCTTGTATCATGGTATATACGTATAATGCGTTTTTTGCGACCATTGTAACGGATAACCAACTCCATAAATATCATATCTTGACCGCCCATGGATGTCGAATCGGGAATTGTTTGATATTTTATCGCGTCGAAATGGCGGTTAAGGCTATCCCAAAATGCCTGGCTTATCTTGCCCTGATAGTATAGCTGTTTACGGCTCCCCGTGTTTTTTAAATAATGGTAGGCCAGGGTGCTATCTATACACATTGCATCGCCATAAAAACTCCATGCACCGCTTCGGGCCAAGGTTATTTTGCTGATGGTATTAGCTGCCGGATTTGGTCGCTTGCATGATAACAGCAGGATGGCAGTAGTGAGAAATAAAAGGTAACGCATAATGGGTTCGTAGAACAAGATACAAAAAAGAGCTTGTTTTGGTGCCTCTTACTTATGATACGAATGCCCCGCCCCGACACCTAAAAGTACAGGGTTACCCTTATGTTACCCCACCATTAAATATTGCATTTGTGCCTAATTGTTTAAACCCCGGCGTTGTAAAACGATAACATTGCCTGGCTATATTGCGTAATAGTAAATGATATTTTACTTAATACTCCTATTGTTTATTCGAAAACTAAAAAACCATCTTATGAAATTAAAAAAACTGTTACTGGTAATGCTGGCGGCCATGGTATTGGCTTCCTGTTCTAAAGACGCGCTGATCGATACGCAACCCCCTGCATCGGGTACTGCCCCGGTCGATATGGCGAAGCTGGAAGTGAACACTATCACCCAAACTTTTAGCGAAACTTTTGAATCGGGCACTAAAACGGCTTATGCCATCGGCAACGTTACCCTGTCATCAGGCACCTGGAGCATGGACGATGCCCTGATCGGCAACACCACATCCGACCCGAAGAACGGAACCAAATCGGTACGCATCCGCAATACCGGTAAACTGACCATGGGCTTTAACGTAATTACCGGCGCATCTACCGTAACCATTAAACACGCGGTTTACGGCAGCGATGGCAGTTCGGCATGGCAGCTTTGGGTATCGAGCAACAGCGGCAGCAGCTATACGCAGGTAGGCAGCACTATTACCACCAGCAGCAGCACTTTGGCTACCGCTACCTTCACCGTAAACCAGGCCGGTACGCTGCGCTTCGAGGTGCGTAAAACTTCGGGCGGCACTAACCGCATCAATCTTGACGACTTTACCGTTAATAGCTACGATAACGGCACAGGCGGTGGCGGGGGTACAGCTACCGATAACTCTAACCTGCTGCTGGGCAACCCAAGCGGGGCAACCAACAGCATTGTTTTCACTACCAATTACCTGATGGACCAAACCTACTTCACCGAATCGTACAACCGCGACCAGGGTAAACCAAACTGGGTAAGCTGGCTGGTATTTGGGCAGCACATCTTTAGGTTCTACGGCCCGCCAGGACGATTTCCGCGCGGATACCTCATTACCAAGCGGATGGTATGAAGTAGGCTCAACCAGCTATTCGGGTTCGGGTTTTGACAGGGGCCACAATTGCCCGTCGGCCGATAGGACCAGCACCGTTGCTGCTAACCAGGCTACGTTCCTGATGAGCAATATGATGCCGCAGGCGCCGAACAATAATCAGCAAACCTGGGCCAACCTTGAAAATTACGAGCGCACACTGGTGAACGCAGGCAGCGAGCTGTATGTTGTAGCCGGATCGTACGGAAGCGGCGGTACCGGTAGCAATGGCGGCACTACCACCACTATTGATAACGGCCACATCACCGTGCCAGCCCGCACCTGGAAAGTAATTGTGGTGCTTGCCAACGGCAATAACGATTTAAGCCGTATCACCACCAATACCCGTGTGATAGCTGTTGATATGCCGAATATCAACAGCATTAACTCTGACTGGACGCAGTACATTACCACGGTAGACGCGATAGAAGCCGCTACTGGCTATGACATCATGTCGAATGTATCGAGTACCATACAGGCCACTATCGAGGCCCGCAGGGATGCGGGGAATTGATGGCACAAACTTTTGCAAAAGCAACAGGTCATCCCGGACTTGTTTCGGGGGGGGCATTTGCATGGTTTAAACCTTGCATGCCGGACCTGTATGATGGGATGCTGAAAAAAGTTCAGCATGACGTGTTTGTTTTTCCGCTGAAGCCTCACCCTGCCCTCTCCAGAGGAGAGGGTTCCAAAATCTCCCCCTTTGGGGGAGATTTAGAGGGGGCTTTCATCGGCATGTCATAAAAACCATTAGAGGCCGCCGGGATTATATTACTCAGCATGACGTAATTTAACCAAAAGAGGCCGTCTCATAAGTCAATTATGAGGCGGTTTTTTCGTTGATGCCGATTTAGATGAGTTATTAGGAAAGCGGGACTGTATCAGCCTGCTTTCGATTTTTTTGAGTTGGTTCAGGTGTTTTTATCGGATAAAAAGCCTTTTTTATCAGGCTTTCCACTTTCTGAGGTTATGTGCGATGGATAATAACCCTATTTCGACCTCGGTTTTGGACATTCCCTTCAGCAGGAATCGCCTGAAGCCGTGATTATGCTTCAGGTTGGCGAACACCGGTTCGACATCTGCGGGCCGTCGCTTTCGGTATTTGATGCCCTGTTCGGTATTCAATCTTTCTTTCGCTATCTGCTTGTGTATTCTAAGGCTGTGGTTGATCTCCACCACGCGGTTACCGGCTGCTTGGTGACAAACGCCCCGCATGGGGCAGTTTTCACAATTCTGCGCCTGATAGCGGCTGATCAGTTGCACATAGCCGGATGTGGAGACCCGCTGCCCGGTGCCGATATGCTGCATGTGTTGTCCCATCGGACATACCAGGTAATCTTCCTGTTCATTATAGTGCAAACTGTCATTACCGAATGCTTTGATGCCTTTATTTTGTTCCTGGTCGAACGTGTTGTATTTGATATAAGCTTCAATGCCTTTTTGCTGTAATACGCCATAGTTCTCGTCCGAACCGTAGCCCGCATCGGCCACTACCGCTTTTGGAAGTGCATGATATAAAGTTTCGTATTGTTCGATGTGTGATGGAAGGGTCTGGTAATCGGTTGTGGTTTGGTGCAGGCTATAGTTCAAGATGAACTGCTCCTGGGTGGAGATCTGCAGATTGTATCCGGGTTTAAGCTGCCCGTTCAGCATAGGGTCTTCTTTCATCCGCATGAAGGTGGCACCCGGGTCGGTCTTCGAAAAGCTGTTGCGACCGCCTAACAGCTTTTCCTGCTCGTCATACCGGGCCAGGTTCTCCGGCCAGTGCTTTTTGGCATAGTTCAGCTTCTGCCTTACTTTCTTATCGACATCTTCCTTATCGTCCAGGGCGGCGTTGATCTTTGAGATCGTTTCTTTTACTTTTTCCGGGTTGATCTCGCTGTATTCCAGCGGTGCGGTGTCTTTAAGTTCTTCGGCAGCGATGGTTTGCGCATAACTCCACAGTTCATCCAATTGGGCTTTCATCTTCTCCTTGCTGTTCTTAATGCTTTTGCCCCATACAAAAGTGTACTTGTTCGCTACCGATTCGATCTTGGTACCATCGGTAAAAACAGCTTCTTTCAGCGAGACGATACCTTCCTGCTGTAATAACAATACGATCTGTGAGAAGATCTCCTTTAAAACACCCGACAGCTTCTCGCTCCGGAAACGGTTGATGGTATTGTGATCAGGCTTTTTCATGCCTAAAAGCCACATGAAATGTACATTCTGCGCGGCCTGGTCTTCCAACTTCCGTGAAGAATACGTGTTGGTCAGATAACCGTAGATCAGCAGCTTGAGCATCAGCCGCGGATGAAAGCTGGATGCCCCGCCGCCTTTATACTTGCGGTTAATCGGTTTAACATCTACCTGATCGACCACCTTCGATACAATACGTACCGGATGACCCTGCGGTACCAGTTCCTCCAGTTTATACGGTAAAAAGGTTAACTGGTCAGGATCATATTCCTTAAAGACTACTTTTCCTCCCATGCCTTTAAGTTACTGAAAATTACGCTCAAAAACAAAGAGGCTGCCTCGCTTTTGAGACAGCCTCTTTTGGTAATGCCTTTTCTGTCTTCCGGACTTTACCGTCTTTCCGGACTACAATTTGATCTCCTCGTCCTTAGTGTTAAAGAAGTGGAACTCGGTGATCTGGTAATTTGGGTTCGATTTAACTTTTATCCACTGGCTATACTTAAAGTACCATTTCATCTGGCGGGTGATCAACCCCTTTTTAATATAAGCCTCGATATAAGGGTGAACGGCAAGCGTGATATTCTTTTCGTTCTGTTCAACCAGTATATAGTTAAAGTTATTCTCGATATCGTCCATCAATAATATCGTAGGGCGGATGGCGCCTGTGCCGTGGCAGGTAGGGCAAACCTCGCTGGTAACGATATTCATTTCAGGGCGCACACGCTGACGGGTGATCTGCACTAAACCAAACTTGCTCGGTGGCAGGATGGTATGCTTAGCCCTGTCATGCGACATTTCGGTGCGCAGGTAATCGAACAGGTCCTTGCGATTGGTTGGCTTATGCATGTCGATGAAATCGATCACTACAATACCGCCCATATCGCGCAGGCGCAACTGGCGGGCTATCTCGCGGGCAGCCTCCTTGTTCACCTGGAAGGCATTCTCCTCCTGGTTCTCTTTGTTGGCTGTTCGGTTACCGCTGTTCACATCGATAACGTGCAATGCCTCGGTATGTTCGATAACCAGGTAAGCGCCGCCGGCCAGGTTAACCGTTTTGCCGAACGCGCCCTTGATCTGCTTCTCGATGCCGTAATGCTCGAAAATCGGGTCCTTATGTTTATGAAGGCGTACAATGTTCTCCATTTCGGGAGAGATATCGTGCACGTACGATTTTACCTCTTCAAAAATCGAGGTCTCGTTTACATAAATGTGCTGGAAATCCTTATTCAGCAGGTCGCGCAGGATGGTGCTGGTGCGGTCAATTTCGCCCAATACCTTTTTAGCCGGCTCGGTTGATGGCAAACGGGTGATGAAAGTCTCCCATTTGGTAATCAGGTCAAGCAGGTCTTTTTGCATTTCGGCCACGCCCTTTCCCTCGGATACGGTGCGGATAATTACGCCAAAATGCTTAGGCTTAATGCTCTCAATGATCTTACGCAGGCGGTTACGCTCGGTATTGCTCTTTATCTTTTTCGATATGGATATCGCTTCAGAAAAAGGGCAAAGCACCACGTAGCGCCCGGCTATAGATATATCCGAACTTAAGCGGGGGCCTTTAGTACTGATAGGCTCCTTTGCAATTTGTACCGGGATCAGCTGGCCCTTGGTTAATACCTCGGATATTTTACCCGATTTATTAATGTCGGCTTCCAGTTTGAAATTATCCAGCAGTTTGGCCTGGTAGCCGCCGCTTTTAACCTGTTTGGTTAATTTAAGCAAGCTTTGTACCTGTGGACCAAGATCTAAATAATGCAAAAAAGCGTCTTTCTCGTAGCCAACATCTACAAAAGCAGCATTTAGGCCGGGCATAATTTTTTTAATGCGGCCTAAATAAATATCACCAACAGTATAATTGTTGTTGATGTGCTCTTTATGAAGTTCTACGAGTTGTTTATCCTGTAGTAAGGCAATAGTAGCCCCGTTGGGGGTCGAATCGATAATTAATTCTTTTATCAACTGCTACTCCGTTTCTTAAACCAGGCAGGTGCCCGGTTATTGAAGGTAAACAATAAAATAACAACCCTTAAAAGCAGGGAAATAAGCTATTTATAAAAATAGCTTATTTCTTTTTGTGCCTGTTTTTTCTCAAACGTTTTTTGCGTTTGTGGGTGGCCATTTTATGTCTTTTACGTTTTTTACCGCTTGGCATAGTGTTAATTTTTTAAATGTTAAATACTTAATTTTTTAATTCTTTTATAAAATCATCGATGCGCTTGCCGGCTGTCGGGTCCTGCATCAGTTCTTTACATTTTTGGTAAGCCTCAATCGCTTGCTGCTTTTCGCCTAATTGCTTGTAGCTTTCGGCCAGGTAGAAATAAGCCTCTACCTCAGGCTTTTGCTCAAGAATGGTCTTGAACCTGTTAACGGCCTTATCATACTGTCCCGATTTAATAGCGAACATCCCCAAATTGAAGTTCGCGTTACGGTTTTTCGGATCTTTAGCTACCACCTCAAGCAACAGGCCTATACCTGTCATTGGCGATGGCGCGCCGCCGTTTACATCAGCCACACCTAAACCGGCTTTCGCGTCAAGGTTATCGGGCTGCATTTTGGTGGCATGCTCAAACGCTTCAACCGCATTAAGCACCATAGCCGCCTGTATGGTCGAATCCTGGGTGAACTTGTAGGCATCGTTAAAACGGTTGCCGGCGTTCAGCCAGTCTTCAAATTTGTTTTGCTTGCGGGCAAGCTCCATGTAATAATAACCTGCAGGCGCGGGCTGATTTACATCGTCCCACTT comes from Mucilaginibacter mali and encodes:
- a CDS encoding alpha-1,2-mannosidase, whose translation is MRKIILTLTGLLSCAILYAQETTVPVQETEKPSIGPKMIVESLKGPITPNELAAFKAHIAAVNVPDHNDGNIWVYGNPGKIIEACGLMYEATGDKAILDRMLYYCDAALAGRNDLASEKDGGQRPTWSGKIDPVWPSSKAGVKPASAGVAVGSVLAHILYGAKVILANPTIWNETVGSGNPHSFGATYKERALKYVKECDYVADSWMLPTFVRADKKFYFPGPPNDYKPGEAVPWNQICMFTNGLVRLAECHDLLKDAPEKSKLYTDLVKVNFDWFKSTVVHGTSAAGTPVWKFKYALISRMEDTNHFAYDSEGMYLAYINGKCGVTLQDMTIMANTYFDVVLTTVKDGKFAGNVDGSTGTGHAGGDNYVRDEYIYLADIRKDQFNKVGEIEQAAKKIAVSPQITARLLWLKNKRFKAGM
- a CDS encoding DNA/RNA non-specific endonuclease, whose protein sequence is MGSTSLGSTARQDDFRADTSLPSGWYEVGSTSYSGSGFDRGHNCPSADRTSTVAANQATFLMSNMMPQAPNNNQQTWANLENYERTLVNAGSELYVVAGSYGSGGTGSNGGTTTTIDNGHITVPARTWKVIVVLANGNNDLSRITTNTRVIAVDMPNINSINSDWTQYITTVDAIEAATGYDIMSNVSSTIQATIEARRDAGN
- a CDS encoding IS1182 family transposase — translated: MGGKVVFKEYDPDQLTFLPYKLEELVPQGHPVRIVSKVVDQVDVKPINRKYKGGGASSFHPRLMLKLLIYGYLTNTYSSRKLEDQAAQNVHFMWLLGMKKPDHNTINRFRSEKLSGVLKEIFSQIVLLLQQEGIVSLKEAVFTDGTKIESVANKYTFVWGKSIKNSKEKMKAQLDELWSYAQTIAAEELKDTAPLEYSEINPEKVKETISKINAALDDKEDVDKKVRQKLNYAKKHWPENLARYDEQEKLLGGRNSFSKTDPGATFMRMKEDPMLNGQLKPGYNLQISTQEQFILNYSLHQTTTDYQTLPSHIEQYETLYHALPKAVVADAGYGSDENYGVLQQKGIEAYIKYNTFDQEQNKGIKAFGNDSLHYNEQEDYLVCPMGQHMQHIGTGQRVSTSGYVQLISRYQAQNCENCPMRGVCHQAAGNRVVEINHSLRIHKQIAKERLNTEQGIKYRKRRPADVEPVFANLKHNHGFRRFLLKGMSKTEVEIGLLSIAHNLRKWKA
- a CDS encoding Rne/Rng family ribonuclease, which translates into the protein MIKELIIDSTPNGATIALLQDKQLVELHKEHINNNYTVGDIYLGRIKKIMPGLNAAFVDVGYEKDAFLHYLDLGPQVQSLLKLTKQVKSGGYQAKLLDNFKLEADINKSGKISEVLTKGQLIPVQIAKEPISTKGPRLSSDISIAGRYVVLCPFSEAISISKKIKSNTERNRLRKIIESIKPKHFGVIIRTVSEGKGVAEMQKDLLDLITKWETFITRLPSTEPAKKVLGEIDRTSTILRDLLNKDFQHIYVNETSIFEEVKSYVHDISPEMENIVRLHKHKDPIFEHYGIEKQIKGAFGKTVNLAGGAYLVIEHTEALHVIDVNSGNRTANKENQEENAFQVNKEAAREIARQLRLRDMGGIVVIDFIDMHKPTNRKDLFDYLRTEMSHDRAKHTILPPSKFGLVQITRQRVRPEMNIVTSEVCPTCHGTGAIRPTILLMDDIENNFNYILVEQNEKNITLAVHPYIEAYIKKGLITRQMKWYFKYSQWIKVKSNPNYQITEFHFFNTKDEEIKL
- a CDS encoding tetratricopeptide repeat protein gives rise to the protein MKGKQIAVIAAVVVIVGYLFSLPVKGLVKPKEEKPNNGMVAGSAKPAVNVSVEMLSATAKTAIGDKLSAQITDLETQLKNAEGEKLQELQRQLAHKWDDVNQPAPAGYYYMELARKQNKFEDWLNAGNRFNDAYKFTQDSTIQAAMVLNAVEAFEHATKMQPDNLDAKAGLGVADVNGGAPSPMTGIGLLLEVVAKDPKNRNANFNLGMFAIKSGQYDKAVNRFKTILEQKPEVEAYFYLAESYKQLGEKQQAIEAYQKCKELMQDPTAGKRIDDFIKELKN